The sequence GTAGAACTGGGTATATGCCGCGCCGCCGATAGGCTTTAACTGATAGCGTATGGGCGCCCGCGCTTCGCCGTTGCCGCCGAGATTAGTGGTGATAGTTTGGGCGCCCAGATCGGCAATGGTTTTTGTGTTGTAAATCAAACCGCTTGGGCCGCCGCCGGTACCTCCTGTGGTTGGGTCGACAACTAAAGGATCTGCAACTGCGTAAGTGCCGGCGCCGTAGAAAGCGTTTAATTGGTTGACAATAAATGTCTCTGTAAGCGGAACCTGGGAACCGTTGACATCAAGTTCTTCCAGGGCCAGGACATCGATTGGCTGAGCGTTGCCGTTGCTTAAATGTTCATTGCCGATGGCCTCCAACACGGGGATCAAACCGGGTCCGGCATCGGTTCCTCCCATATGTCCTGTCGCCCCGCCTGTATCCGCATCCAGGTTATATGTCACGATGCGCAGCGTCTGGGCGTGGCCAGTTGCCGCCATACCAACAGCCAGAAATGCCGCCAGGGCAATTGCCAAGTGCTGAGATTTCATACAACGGGAGAAAGATGGTCAGGGCCTAAAAAACGATCCACAGCCCTGCCAACCGCGACTCTTTTGAAGTGCTGCAACCATGGTGCGTGGAGTGCTTTAACGGATGTACTTCACAACCACTCAGCATACCACGCCAGCGACGTGCTGTCGCTGTTTACTTTAGGGGGTTTGCTCAGCTTTGTTGTGGGTGTAATGGGCTTCGGATTGCACAAAGCTGGGAGGATTTTCCGGCGCGCAACCCTTGGCGAGCGAGGGATTTAATAATCTGTCATCGCTTCGAGAGAGTGCATACTGGTCGAAATCATTTTTTGCCGTTATGATCGAGCGGCTAACCGTCCTGATTTGAACACTGCCGTGTCGTTGTGCGCGCCATGCATGGAGTTTGAGCTGTGGGCTCTTCGTTCTGGGAAGTCTTCACGCAGCTTTCGCTGCAACAGCAAATATACTTCGCGGTTGCGCTGTTGATTGCATTTGGATTCGAGTTCATCAATGGTTTCCATGATACCGCCAACGCCGTCACCACGGTCATCTACACCCGCACTTTACGGCCAACGCCGGCGGTGATTTTTTCAGGCGTGTGTAATTTCCTCGGCGTGCTTTTAGGTGGAACGGCGGTTGCATTTGCCATTGTCAATTTGCTCCCTGTCGATTTGTTGATTCAAAGCTCGTCGGTGCGTTCAATCGTGATGGTGCTTTCGTTATTGTTGGCGGGCATGATCTGGAATTTGGGAACCTGGTGGTATGGCTTGCCGGTATCAAGCTCGCACACGCTGATTGGATCGATCTTAGGCGTTGGTCTGGCAAACAGTTTGATTACCCGCCACAACCTTTCTGGCGTGAACTGGAGTAAGGCGACCGAAGTGGGAATGTCATTACTCATTTCTCCGATTATCGGATTTGTTGCCGCAGCCGGCTTGCTTCTTCTCATGAAGCGGCTGTTCAGGGATCCGAGCCTCTACCGTTCGCCCGACGAAGGCGACCATCCGCCGCGTTGGATTCGGTATGTGCTACTAGGAACCTGCGGCGGCGTGAGCTTTGCGCATGGTTCGAATGATGGGCAAAAGGGCATTGGATTGATTTTGCTAGCACTGATTGGTTTTTTGCCCGCCTATTGTTCACTGAACATGCACAGCGCGGAGCAAGCTGCCGATTTACGAACTGCCGCGATGTCGATGGAACATATTTTCGAAAAGGAACCGGGTAGCGCGGCCGCCTCATTGATGCCGGATTTACAAATGATTTGCGCAGCACTGGACGGTAAAGTTGCTCTCGCGGACGTGCCGCCGGCGGATCGATGGATGGTGCGCCAGGCGATTCTTCGCATTCAACAAAGGCTTGGCAAATCGACCCTTTCGCCCGAGGCAAATAAGGCTGTACGGGTCCCTTTCAAGCAACTTGTGCAGACTGTTGAATATGTGCCTTTTTGGGTAATTCTTGGGGTAGCGTTGGCACTAGGTGTTGGCACAACCATTGGCTACCGACGGATTGTCGTTACCATCGCCGAAAAAATTGGCAAAGCGCCTCTGACCTATGCTCAGGGAGCAACTGCAGAAATTGTCGCCGCAGCCACCATTGGCTTGGCCGACATCTTTCATATGCCAGTTAGCACGACGCACGTACTTTCTTCTGGTGTAGCTGGAACTATGTGCGCCAATCGTTCCGGCGTGCAAATGACCACCGTGAAACGAATTGGCCTTGCCTGGGTGCTTACTCTGCCAGCCGCAATTCTGTTGTCGGCCAGCCTATTTACGCTAGGTGGATATCTAATTCCCGGCGCCAGTCCGGCACTGGCCGTTGCATTATCGGCCATCGTTCCAGGTCCACATGGTTGAAACACGCGTTCAATGTGATTGGCTTTCTGGAAAACACCAGCAGCGGCGGTGCGGCAACGTACAGCAATGTCGGTGTAACTTATATCCCTGTGCCCGAACCAGCGTCGCTTGCATTGTTAGGATTGGGCGGCATTGAACTCGGCCAATCAGGACCAAGCCGCTTTCGAACTGAACGGTCAGCGTTACTCGCTCGTGGGAGTGAATCTGCATCAAGACAGTGGCTTGCCCGGTCAACTAAGTGCGCCGGAAGGTTGGGCGCAAACCGCCGCGGATATTCAGCAGCAAGTGGACCTAGTAATGGAACTTTGGGCGACGTTTGTACGCACGGTCCACTACGAATACAGCCAAGAGTTTTACAACGATGCTGACAAGGCGGGTTTGATTTTGCAGGTCGATGGCGACCTGCAAGGGACGATTACCTCCACCTCTTTAACTTCCGCGTTTGTGGAAAACTACGAAGATCAACTGACGGAAAACGTTAAGCAGAATTTCAACCATCCGTCGATTATTGCCTACAGCATGTTCAACGAAATTGGAAATTCCAGCGCCAAGGGCACTTTGATTTCCAATCTGAGCAGCTTTGTTCATAGTTTGGACCCCACCCGATATACGACCGTGGATAGCAATGATGGATCGAGCACTAACGCCATCGACAAAGCGGCCGATTTGTTGGGTACCCACCTTTACAATGGCTGGTACGGTGGTGTCCCACATCAGATGGGTCGCAGTTGGATAGCATGCACAATGCCAATCCGACGCTGCCCTTGGCAATTACGGAATACGGCGCCGGCGCCAGTCCCTTCCAGTACACGAACAACGTTGTCTTTCCTATACCGAACGCCAGCGGCACGCACCTGTATCCGGAAGATCTGCAAAACGAATTCGAGGAACTATCCTATGCGCAGTTTGCATCGCGCAATTATTTGTGGGCAATTGCCCTGTGGAACGCAAGGTTAGAATCCGTTACGGATCAGCAAAATCAAGTCGATCTGTTTTCTCGGTGACTTTTTTCGTGACTGTAGCTTGCTTATCGCCTAACTTGATACGACAGTAATACGTGCCCAGCATCGAGGCGGTATCATCTGGTTGATAGCTGGTCCAGGGAAAGTCGTTTTCCGGCTTGCCCGCCTCTTTCAGCAATTTGGCGGTGGTAAGACGTACCATCTCGATGGTGGCACCCTGCGAGGCATGCAGCTTCACATCGCGTGGCGCGGCTGCCCCTTCGGAAATGAACTCAAAGTCTTTTAGTCCCAGCGATTTGGCAACTGCTCGCAGTCCATCTTCATAAATGTGTTGCATTTGCCCATCGAGCTTATCGAGTTGATCTGCGCGGGCACTGTCAGATAGTTTTTGATTTTCAATGACAGCCAGCTTTTGCGCAACCACGTCTTCCATCTTCGATAAATAGGGTTCCAAAGTTTGCCGCGATGACTGCCGACTAAAAAGCTTTTGGCGGCGCAGCTCGATCGCGACTTCATCGTAAAAAGCATGGACGTAGAGATCTTGTGTATCGGAATCCATCATGTCTAATGCGCCCGCGTCCAATACTTCTAGCACGTCGCGCTGGATCTGATTTTTTCCGCCCACAGGAATAACCCAGCCCGACTTTAGGCTTTTAGCTGCAAGCTGTTTCAGTTGGTCGAACGTGAAGGGGGCCGAACCGGCAGCCTGCAAGGGAGTGATGCTGAGCAACACAAAATGCGCGGTCAAGCCGCCCAGTACGAGGACCATTTGTGCGCCGACATGATTGCGTGGCAAGTTTCTAGGCCGGCAAAGATGAGTCATATCGATTCTCCTGAAACTGCCACCAAAAACAATCGACCAGTGCCGCGAAGCCTGTCGCCAACAAGAGCCATAACAATAACAGAATGCCACGGACCAACCCAACCGTCCATGGGACCCAAATCGCATTGGGGTTATATTCAGCCCCAGCGAGAAGATCCTCGATCGTAACTCCCGGCGAATTGTCTAAGTGCTTGGCGATCGGCTCTTGAAGCCACAATCCACGCGATTCCAAATTTGGCCAACTTGGTGCGGGAATCGTGAATAGAGCCATCATGATGGCATACATAATCAAACTAGCCGTCAGGCAAATGATTAGCCATCGCGGGATTCGCCGCGGAACTAAATCGGACTGCACGCCTCGATCAATAGCAAACCAACCGCCTAGCATGGTTAATAACGAAAGAATAAAAGCTTGTAGCGCCGGGGGCCAAGGTGGACCGATACCGGCCCAGGCATCCAGCGCAAATAGCACAATGGCCAGCACCGTGACGCTTATTATTCCGCCCACATGGCGCCGGCGCCTGGTTTTGTCTCTAACTTGTCGTGCATGGTATACCTGAGTGCGATACTGCATAATCGACGACTCGCTCGCGCTAACCTCACTGTCGAGGTGAGCCAAATCGCCGATTTGCTCCTTCTTGAAGTACCAATCTAAAACTGCCAACAATGCATCAAGCGCTCGGATCACGTCGGCCTCGGAAAACTCCCGCGAAGTTTCGCCATGAACGGCGGCATTTCCCAATCCGCGAACCTGATCCATGTAGGCTTTGATGTGCAGATCAATCACGCCATCTTTCATCAATCGATCGATCACATTTTCCAATGGCCGGGTACCGCGTGGCTCTGGAATATGGCGGCGGAACAAATCGCTGGCCACATATTCCAGGATCTTTCGAGCGCGAACCAGCGCCATCGCTGGATCCGGCCGCGAGATCTGCTTCAATTGCGCCAAGGACTTTTTGATGTCATCAAACTCTTTCGATAAACGCTTCAAGCGCGCTTCGGCATCAGTAGTTGGCTCGGTAGCGGCTTTCACTAATGGTTTGGATTCAGACGCTGACATTGCAAATGAAGTGCGATGAAGGAAGGATGCGAAGCTACCCGTCCTGGAATTAACTGACATTTGCGGTCAATCACGTGACAGCACAGTTGTACTCTCACCCGACCGGCTCAGGAAGAAAAACTCGACTACTTCTTTCCGCGTTTTGGCAGCTGAATGGAGTGTTCATTTCCGGAAAACTACCGTTTTACGTTTAACAAGACCGTGGATGACCAAGAGAAACGGCCATTATATTCGAAGTCTTGTGAAGACAAAATATGCGACTCTGTAGCCAACCAGCAAACACAGCAAAAGCCGTGCGCCGACTCTTCGCCAACGTCCGCAGATCATCGTCGAGTGCTTTGATCTCGGTTCTGATGTCCACGGATAGACTGGTGATCGCCATAGTTGGAACTCCTAGAGAGCGAGATTCTTAAATACGCTTTCCGCTGATCTTCGACGCCAGCGTGCTGTTGGGTCCTGCGCTAATCTATCCCCTATTTCCATCCAAACTGGCGCAGCCGTAAGCCAAATTAGCGCAATTCCGAAGCCAATCTAGCGCAATGGTCAGGTCAGCACCCCCCCAAGCCGCCGCCAGCCAATTCCAGCAAAGCCAGCGCCAATAGGGCACCGAGGCGCAAACTCTATTGAACCACTCGATGATAATCGCTGTTAAACGATTTTATCTGGATCATCCGGCAATGGCATTAGCGTTTTACTAAGCTCCAGCAATTCAAATCAAATGGCTCTTACATCGTCAATTATTTTAGGCTGATCCTCTTCGCTGATGAAATAAGAGGGTTTCGCCTGTTTCGTTTCACCGCGGCGTCAATTGCTAAATGAGGGAACGCTCGCCGCAGTCAATCGTGCCATCTTACAGATCGCCAATCTTGCCGTGCCGAATGCGGGAATCGTTTCCGCCGCGGCCGGAAGTTCAGTGCAATTCATCGACGCGTTTTCCCAAAGCTCCGCCGGCACGACTCATGTTGATATTGGGGGCACTGTGATAAGCCAATTTGGCCTTGTCGCGATCGCCGCTACCGCCTCGTTGGCCGGCACATTGGACGTGCAGTTTGCACCCGGTTATACGCCGCCCCAGGTGACAGCTTCCCGGTGATGACCTATGCATCGCGTACCGACAATTTGATACGATTCATGCCACCGGCCTCGCCAGTGGTTTGGCCGTCACGCCCTAGTACAATGGGACGGATTTGACGCTCGTCGTGAGCACTGCCGCTGCCGGAATGGCGGTTGTATTGAATCAAACCACTTCAAATTCGACCAAAAATTCAACCCCGTCTATCGCGCGAGGCCTCGACGAATTGTTTGCAGACTCTTCAAAGGCAGCAGCACTTTCCCCCACAATAACATCAGGTGCTCGTACCGCGCAATGGATTGAACTTGTCCCCAATGCCGAAGTGGGAAGCATAAGTCGCACGATCGCGGCGGATTCGTTTGTCGACCCTTCGCCAATAACTGACCTGTTGGCGGACAACGATATCTCGGCCGTAAGCGATGAAGTATTTGCTGGCTTCGACGGCGATACTGCAATTCCAATTTACCCGCACGTCGGCGCACTAAAGGTAATCCGCAAGTGAATGAGGGCCGTCCATGCCCCGCAAATGTTCCGATGACAACTATTAACGCCGAGAAAACAGTTAGGAGTGGTAAAGTTTTCATGA comes from Pirellulales bacterium and encodes:
- a CDS encoding glycoside hydrolase family 2 TIM barrel-domain containing protein, with the translated sequence MNSANQDQAAFELNGQRYSLVGVNLHQDSGLPGQLSAPEGWAQTAADIQQQVDLVMELWATFVRTVHYEYSQEFYNDADKAGLILQVDGDLQGTITSTSLTSAFVENYEDQLTENVKQNFNHPSIIAYSMFNEIGNSSAKGTLISNLSSFVHSLDPTRYTTVDSNDGSSTNAIDKAADLLGTHLYNGWYGGVPHQMGRSWIACTMPIRRCPWQLRNTAPAPVPSSTRTTLSFLYRTPAARTCIRKICKTNSRNYPMRSLHRAIICGQLPCGTQG
- a CDS encoding DUF4145 domain-containing protein — translated: MSASESKPLVKAATEPTTDAEARLKRLSKEFDDIKKSLAQLKQISRPDPAMALVRARKILEYVASDLFRRHIPEPRGTRPLENVIDRLMKDGVIDLHIKAYMDQVRGLGNAAVHGETSREFSEADVIRALDALLAVLDWYFKKEQIGDLAHLDSEVSASESSIMQYRTQVYHARQVRDKTRRRRHVGGIISVTVLAIVLFALDAWAGIGPPWPPALQAFILSLLTMLGGWFAIDRGVQSDLVPRRIPRWLIICLTASLIMYAIMMALFTIPAPSWPNLESRGLWLQEPIAKHLDNSPGVTIEDLLAGAEYNPNAIWVPWTVGLVRGILLLLWLLLATGFAALVDCFWWQFQENRYDSSLPA
- a CDS encoding inorganic phosphate transporter gives rise to the protein MGSSFWEVFTQLSLQQQIYFAVALLIAFGFEFINGFHDTANAVTTVIYTRTLRPTPAVIFSGVCNFLGVLLGGTAVAFAIVNLLPVDLLIQSSSVRSIVMVLSLLLAGMIWNLGTWWYGLPVSSSHTLIGSILGVGLANSLITRHNLSGVNWSKATEVGMSLLISPIIGFVAAAGLLLLMKRLFRDPSLYRSPDEGDHPPRWIRYVLLGTCGGVSFAHGSNDGQKGIGLILLALIGFLPAYCSLNMHSAEQAADLRTAAMSMEHIFEKEPGSAAASLMPDLQMICAALDGKVALADVPPADRWMVRQAILRIQQRLGKSTLSPEANKAVRVPFKQLVQTVEYVPFWVILGVALALGVGTTIGYRRIVVTIAEKIGKAPLTYAQGATAEIVAAATIGLADIFHMPVSTTHVLSSGVAGTMCANRSGVQMTTVKRIGLAWVLTLPAAILLSASLFTLGGYLIPGASPALAVALSAIVPGPHG